A stretch of the Nothobranchius furzeri strain GRZ-AD chromosome 5, NfurGRZ-RIMD1, whole genome shotgun sequence genome encodes the following:
- the nudt17 gene encoding nucleoside diphosphate-linked moiety X motif 17 yields the protein MNKVRRVLVYVWRDQAAPQQAPFLQSVTGFFTDGGDDEVEVNCLLEKNQFILSEGDRGHRIRLKRPSFCPIKHLSASESAVIPLDVEQRGVDVGVAVLLQTVNQRVLLTQRAKHLRIFPNVWVPPGGHLEPDETLLAAGLRELKEETGLKLKPKELSPKILGLWESVFPAMLSRGLPQRHHIVVYMLLLSPLSHLHLQVSLKPSPAEVASCVWVDSHLAKAIVSSVDGEEGAASVDGLPSSISVSHVSEDGGLTDSLLPLEIFTNRVPFSGLDVERVSTGTKYALDLWLKSLDTCSDP from the exons ATGAATAAAGTCAGGAGGGTTCTGGTTTACGTCTGGAGAGACCAAGCAGCACCACAGCAGGCTCCGTTCCTGCAG AGTGTAACCGGCTTCTTCACCGATGGCGGGGATGATGAGGTCGAGGTGAACTGCTTGCTTGAGAAAAACCAGTTCATACTTTCTGAAGGAGACAGAGGGCACCGGATCCGTCTGAAG AGACCCTCCTTTTGCCCCATCAAACACCTGTCAGCCTCAGAGTCCGCTGTCATCCCATTGGACGTCGAGCAGCGTGGAGTAGATGTGGGCGTGGCCGTGCTACTCCAGACCGTcaaccagagagtgctgctgACACAACGAGCCAAGCATCTCCGGATCTTTCCCAACGTCTGGGTTCCTCCGG ggggTCATCTTGAGCCTGATGAAACC CTGCTGGCAGCTGGACTCCGGGAGCTAAAGGAGGAAACTGGACTCAAACTAAAACCAAAGGAATTGTCTCCAAAAATACTGGGACTGTGGGAG TCGGTGTTTCCTGCCATGCTGTCCAGAGGACTTCCTCAGAGACATCACATCGTGGTTTACATGCTGCTGCTCTCTCCCCTCTCACACCTGCACCTCCAG GTGTCTCTGAAACCTTCCCCTGCTGAGGTGGCTTCCTGTGTGTGGGTCGACAGCCATCTGGCCAAAGCCATCGTGTCCTCTGTGGACGGAGAGGAGGGTGCGGCTAGTGTGGACGGCCTGCCGAGCAGCATCAG TGTGTCGCACGTTTCTGAAGACGGAGGTCTGACCGACTCTTTGCTGCCACTGGAGATCTTCACCAATCGAGTGCCGTTCAGCGGCCTGGATGTGGAGCGGGTCAGCACCGGGACCAAGTATGCACTGGACCTGTGGCTGAAGAGTCTGGATACTTGCAGTGACCCCTGA